A single genomic interval of Armigeres subalbatus isolate Guangzhou_Male chromosome 1, GZ_Asu_2, whole genome shotgun sequence harbors:
- the LOC134206289 gene encoding uncharacterized protein LOC134206289 produces MLIGASVFYDLLRAERVSLGPNKPIIQETALGWVVAGFFESTISNQKAPMCFVSSIDSEEQSLSKLVAKFWEMEDFKPSKHLTKEEKFCEEHYKQTTVRDATGRYVVRPFTAMQRQLQRDPEKYCLYHKYMEAFLAANHISRIPPDPNHPKIIYVAHHGVTKANSSTTKLRVVVNAAQKSSNGLSLNDLLATGPIVQDTLYNLLINFRLHAVVITGDIEKMYLQMRVTVEDSKLIRMLWQEQGQPLAEYGINTVTFGMSCASYLATRTLNHLAADEGHEFPIAMDAIDDFYVDDILSGAATREETIEKRRQLSAMLQRGSFVIQK; encoded by the coding sequence ATGCTGATTGGAGCCAGCGTGTTCTACGACCTGCTTCGTGCCGAACGCGTATCACTGGGACCCAACAAGCCGATCATACAAGAAACCGCCCTAGGTTGGGTGGTAGCCGGATTCTTTGAGTCAACAATCTCCAATCAGAAGGCTCCAATGTGCTTTGTGTCCAGCATCGACTCTGAAGAACAGTCATTAAGCAAGCTAGTTGCAAAATTCTGGGAGATGGAAGATTTTAAACCAAGCAAGCACCTGACAAAGGAGGAGAAGTTTTGCGAAGAGCATTACAAGCAGACTACAGTCCGTGACGCAACCGGACGCTATGTGGTAAGGCCATTCACTGCGATGCAACGGCAGTTACAGAGGGATCCGGAGAAATACTGTCTGTACCATAAATACATGGAAGCTTTCCTGGCAGCCAACCACATTTCAAGGATTCCCCCGGATCCAAATCATCCAAAAATCATCTACGTGGCACACCATGGAGTCACCAAGGCAAACAGTAGCACTACGAAGCTTCGTGTAGTGGTTAACGCAGCCCAAAAATCATCCAATGGTCTGTCACTCAACGATCTGCTGGCAACCGGTCCCATCGTGCAGGACACACTTTACAACCTGCTGATCAACTTCCGTTTGCATGCCGTTGTGATTACGGGAGACATTGAGAAGATGTATCTGCAGATGCGTGTAACTGTGGAAGATAGTAAGCTCATCCGAATGCTATGGCAGGAGCAAGGACAACCGCTGGCGGAATACGGAATCAACACGGTCACCTTTGGAATGTCTTGTGCGTCATATCTAGCCACCAGAACATTAAACCACCTAGCAGCGGACGAAGGCCATGAGTTTCCGATAGCAATGGACGCGATTGACGACTTTTACGTCGACGATATACTATCCGGTGCTGCCACACGCGAAGAAACGATCGAAAAGCGTCGTCAACTTTCCGCAATGCTGCAACGAGGAAGTTTCGTCATCCAAAAATAG